One Manihot esculenta cultivar AM560-2 chromosome 6, M.esculenta_v8, whole genome shotgun sequence DNA segment encodes these proteins:
- the LOC110618041 gene encoding transcription factor HHO3, whose amino-acid sequence MDFAEKMQRCHEYVEALEEEKRKIQVFQRELPLCLELVTQAIEACRRELSGTTTEYMHGQSECSEQTLSEGTRPVLEEFIPIKRTHSSSDNDNDDDDENDNDDQEQHSHKRNKTVVNNSGSSNNKDKNSSDHRKKSDWLRSVQLWNQSPDPSPEEDVPRKAVVTELKRNGGAFQPFQKEKTTGKSIQTIAKTPSSVPASATSSTADTGTGAGIVGGSERKEEKNGQNERKQRRCWSPELHRRFLHALQQLGGSHAATPKQIREIMKVDGLTNDEVKSHLQKYRLHTRRPSPAIHNNSNPQAAPQFVVVGGIWVPPPEYAAVATTTASGETSTLAAAAANGIYAPVAAPPPTSHQMLQKQEHTQSEQMQSEERGSHSEDGVRSNSPATSSSTHTTTNSPLF is encoded by the exons ATGGATTTTGCAGAGAAGATGCAGAGGTGCCATGAATATGTAGAGGCATTAGAGGAAGAAAAACGTAAGATTCAGGTCTTTCAACGCGAGCTTCCTTTGTGTTTAGAGCTTGTCACGCAAG CGATCGAGGCATGTAGGAGGGAGTTATCTGGTACGACGACGGAGTACATGCATGGGCAATCGGAGTGCTCGGAGCAGACGTTGAGTGAAGGAACTAGACCGGTGCTTGAAGAATTTATTCCTATCAAGAGGACTCACTCTTCTTCTGAtaatgataatgatgatgatgatgaaaatGATAACGATGATCAAGAACAACATTCACACAAGCGAAATAAAACTGTGGTCAACAATAGCGGCAGCAGCAACAACAAGGACAAGAACAGCAGTGATCATAGGAAGAAATCTGATTGGCTTAGATCTGTCCAGTTGTGGAATCAATCTCCAGATCCATCTCCCGAAGAG GATGTACCCAGAAAGGCAGTGGTGACGGAGTTGAAGAGAAATGGTGGTGCATTTCAGCCATTTCAAAAAGAGAAGACCACAGGGAAGAGTATCCAGACTATAGCCAAAACCCCATCTTCAGTGCCGGCTTCCGCAACCAGTTCGACGGCCGATACAGGAACTGGAGCAGGGATTGTTGGTGGAagtgaaagaaaagaagagaaaaacgGGCAAAACGAAAGAAAGCAGAGGCGCTGTTGGTCACCGGAGCTGCATAGACGCTTCTTGCATGCCCTTCAACAGCTTGGCGGCTCACATG CTGCAACGCCAAAGCAGATTAGAGAGATAATGAAGGTGGATGGACTAACTAATGATGAAGTAAAGAGCCATTTACAG AAATACCGTTTGCATACGAGAAGACCAAGCCCAGCAATCCACAACAACAGCAATCCACAAGCAGCACCTCAGTTTGTAGTTGTCGGAGGCATATGGGTGCCGCCGCCTGAATATGCAGCAGTAGCGACAACAACAGCATCAGGGGAAACATCCACCTTAGCTGCTGCGGCGGCCAACGGAATCTATGCTCCGGTGGCTGCACCACCTCCCACGTCCCATCAAATGCTACAAAAGCAGGAACATACACAATCTGAGCAGATGCAATCAGAAGAAAGAGGCAGTCACAGTGAAGACGGTGTTCGATCTAATTCCCCT